GATAGAGGCTCTTGTAGACAGCTTCATAATGAGTGAAGGGAGAACATGCCTCTGGCTGAACATCCCTGGTCAGTTGATGGATAATAGGAGGGAGTATACCAGATAATCATGCCTCGGGTTGTTTAGCTAGACTTGAAACGCATGCGAGGTTTGAGTGTCAGTTGGCCATGGAGCAACAGCATGCCACAGGTCCATTGCCATGgctacgcacacacatccacacacacaatttagaACAGAAAGTCATACGTATTTTTTGAAGTGCATCATCAAGGTGACAGCTGCATTCAAATCGCCTTAAAATAAATTACGCAGCAATTCCCGACGAGCATCTTTCAGGTCTTAAAGGCTCATGTTTGGAATCGGTTCACTCTGTTGACGTGCCGTTGGGTGTTTTTAAAAGACACATTCCACAAAACGCTGATGTATTCCAACCATCTCTTTTCAGGAGCTTGAACTGAAAACCCAAACACAACACGACATCAAAgcagctggaacacacactgcctcccttCCACCATGATGCTGGTGGGCTCCCCGGTCAGTAGCAAGCAaagctcccccctccctgcccgcaGCCTCAGCCCGACGGGGGGTCAATCCGACACAGAGTCCCCCGATGCCCCCTCCCCCGCGCCCCTCTCCCGGGCCCCTCTTCCCTGCTGGGCCACGCAGGCGCTGTGCGACCTTGCCCGCGGCGAGACGGAACTCCGGCGCCTCCGCGAGCGCCAGGCCGTCGAGACGGACGGGGTGAGCCGCGGGCTGGAGCGAGCCGTCCTGGGCGCCCGCAGAGAGGAGCGCCGCCTGCTGGAAAGGGTGGAGCAGGACCACCGCGACGCCCAACGCCGGCTGGAGCAGCTGCAGAGGGAGAACGCGGCGGCGGCCCGCGTCAGCCAGGCGCTGCTGGACCAGAGGCTCGGGAAGCTGGCCCGCCTCCGGGAGCAGATCCAGAGGTCGGGCCAGGGTCACGGTCAGGCCGACCCGGCCCTGCTGCTGAAGGGGGTGGCTGAGCTCCTCCAGCCCTGGGAGATCTCCCTCTCCTTGAGGAAGGTCAGCTTCAGGCCCAGCTCACAGCCCAAGGCCGTCACCTTCGGGGAGATGCACGTGCAGGACCTCGATCTGTGCTTCCCGGTCGGGGGCTGCGGTCCGCAGGGGCAGCTGTGCGCCCTGCACTCTGGAGAGGCGCGGTGCGGAGACGCCGATCACGGAGGCGCCTGGGAGGGGCGGAGCACGCCAGATGGGGCGGGGCAGGCTGTCAGTTCGCCGACGTCCGGCGGGAACCTGCGGGTGGTGAGGAAGATTCGTCTCTCGGCCCGGAGCGACGAGGAGTCCGGGGGCGAGGAGCTCAAGCTAGCCTCGCCAAGGACCCAACACTGGCCCCCCAAACACGAGCCCATGGACCGGGAATCCTCCCAGGACGAGGAGCTGGAATCTCTGACCTCCGAACCGCGTGGAGAAGACCTTTTCCTGGCCGTCCCCGCGTTGCTTAGCAACGGAGATTccgagggggaggagctagggTACAGGTCTGGTAGCAGCGACGGCCGACGTCGAGCACTCAGGAACCAGAGAAAACCCCGTGCACTAGCCCTGGTCTCCGGCcgcagtccctcctcccctccagaagGGCACAGGCCCCTGAGCCAGCGCTGGAGCCTGGACAGCCAGGATGGAGACAGAAGCAGAGCGCCTCAGATCGAATCCCCCCGAAGCGTGGGCAGATGCAGCCACGCGGTGCTGAGATCTCCCAGAGCCAGCCCCAGGGAGCACCTGAGCAGCCTCAGCTGCCTGGACCTCACCTCCCAGGGCGACCGCCCGCGCTCCCGCCTCAGTGCGTCCTCCGACGACCCCCCCCCGACGACCCCCGGCCGCGCCCCGTCCCCCGCCGACAGCCTGGACTCCTGCTACACCTACACCGTCAGCTCCCCTCGCGGCCACGCCCTCCGCGGCTCCCTCAACCACGACCCGCGCCTCTCCAAGTCCGCCGCCGACCTGACACGCAAGACCCGCCCCCTCATCAACAGTGGAAAAGGAGAACACATGGGCGTGTGGAAGGTTAAACGGAGCAGTCTGACCTCCTCTCTCACGCTGGGCAGAGGATCCAGAATGGGGGAGGTTGGACGGATGCCTTCCTGCCCAGGGCCCAGGGACTCCAGCCCCCGCCGCCCCCAACACTCTGGGATGGTGGGGAGCCCCAGCAGGGTGTCCAGGTCTGTTTCCATGTCCGTGATCGACGGATCTTCTGAGGAGCCAAGCAGAGGTACGGGAGGGACGGTGTTTCGTGTGTTGAATCTGTATTCATCTTTTTATTTCAGTTGAAGGGTTTTGGAATATGAGCGTGTTGGTGCTCCCAGGTAGTCTGGAAGTTTTTCTGGTTTGGTCTCCACATCTGTTCTGCTTGACATGAACATCCCCATAccaatgactctctctctctctttccaggaagaagagaaaggggggaacCCACATTGATAGAGACGGAGGAAGAGGGtgacccttcctccctccagccctacGCTGGCTGTTTGATTCGTCAGTTCGGCAAGCAGGGCTCCGGGCGTGCCGACTTCACCCTGCCCAGTGGGGTGCACGCCACGCCCCAGGGACAGCTGTTTGTGGTGGATTGTGGGAATGCGCGCGTCCAGGTGACCGACTCGCGTGGCAACGTCCTCCAGCAGGTGACCTCCGCCACGTTGGAGGGTTCGTCCCGGCGCTGCCGGAACTACTTTGACATCGCCGTCAACGCCAAGGGCCTGCTGGCGCTGAGCTGCGCGGCGGAGCGCGCCCTGCTGGTGTTCAGCCGCCACGGCCGCCTCCTCCAAACGTTCGGGGGGTCGGGGATGGGGGCGGCGAAGGACGAGCTGGAGGCGCCGCGAGGCGTGACGGTGACGCGCCTGGACGAGTTCCTGGTGGCCGACATCCGGAGGGGCACTCTGGTCGCTATGAAGCTGGACCCCAAGACGGGCTCTCGGCTGGAGCGCACGGTGGTGACAGGCTTCCACCGGCCCTACTTGGTGGCGGCCTGCCTGGCCTCGGGCCTGGTGGTGGTGTCGGAGAGGGGCAGCGAGACCGGACGCGAGCCCTGCGTCAAGGTGCTGGAGCCGGGCTGGAACACAGTGAGGGTCCTGGGGGTGTGCTCGGGCATGGGGCCCGTCCTGGTCTGCCCCTGGGGCATCTGCATCGACGGGGAGGGGAACGTGTTGGTTGCGGACTGGGGCGAGCAGCACAGGGTGGTTCTGTACCCCGCCCAGGGGGCTGGAAGGGCCGTGGTCTCCCAAGGGCTGAGTAGCCCTCGGGGCTTGGCTCTGCTGCCCGAAGGGCACCTGGTGGTGTCAGACAGCATGCACCACTGCGTCAAGATCTACCAGTACAAATGAAGCTGACTGGATTGCACTGTGGACTGGACGGGTCTACTAAAGGCTTACTACACGCGGGTCTACTAAAGGCCACGCTTGCGATGCTTGGCAACATGAAAGGACAGGATGAAGTCAGGATTTTGCAGGGCAAGTAAGGATAAGCCAGCGCGAGGACTTGCTGTGATTTTAACTGAGATTTATTCAGGTTCATCATAAATGAATACTGTTTCCTCAGATAGAACTTTTGGTGCGTTTTTTTGACCCTATATTACTTATACTAGACACTGTAATACCACTGGTACTGTAAAAGTAATATTCCTGTTAGTACTGTTGTACCGTATGTAATCTAAACATTACTCTCTCTA
The DNA window shown above is from Osmerus eperlanus chromosome 3, fOsmEpe2.1, whole genome shotgun sequence and carries:
- the LOC134017142 gene encoding uncharacterized protein LOC134017142; amino-acid sequence: MMLVGSPVSSKQSSPLPARSLSPTGGQSDTESPDAPSPAPLSRAPLPCWATQALCDLARGETELRRLRERQAVETDGVSRGLERAVLGARREERRLLERVEQDHRDAQRRLEQLQRENAAAARVSQALLDQRLGKLARLREQIQRSGQGHGQADPALLLKGVAELLQPWEISLSLRKVSFRPSSQPKAVTFGEMHVQDLDLCFPVGGCGPQGQLCALHSGEARCGDADHGGAWEGRSTPDGAGQAVSSPTSGGNLRVVRKIRLSARSDEESGGEELKLASPRTQHWPPKHEPMDRESSQDEELESLTSEPRGEDLFLAVPALLSNGDSEGEELGYRSGSSDGRRRALRNQRKPRALALVSGRSPSSPPEGHRPLSQRWSLDSQDGDRSRAPQIESPRSVGRCSHAVLRSPRASPREHLSSLSCLDLTSQGDRPRSRLSASSDDPPPTTPGRAPSPADSLDSCYTYTVSSPRGHALRGSLNHDPRLSKSAADLTRKTRPLINSGKGEHMGVWKVKRSSLTSSLTLGRGSRMGEVGRMPSCPGPRDSSPRRPQHSGMVGSPSRVSRSVSMSVIDGSSEEPSRGRRERGEPTLIETEEEGDPSSLQPYAGCLIRQFGKQGSGRADFTLPSGVHATPQGQLFVVDCGNARVQVTDSRGNVLQQVTSATLEGSSRRCRNYFDIAVNAKGLLALSCAAERALLVFSRHGRLLQTFGGSGMGAAKDELEAPRGVTVTRLDEFLVADIRRGTLVAMKLDPKTGSRLERTVVTGFHRPYLVAACLASGLVVVSERGSETGREPCVKVLEPGWNTVRVLGVCSGMGPVLVCPWGICIDGEGNVLVADWGEQHRVVLYPAQGAGRAVVSQGLSSPRGLALLPEGHLVVSDSMHHCVKIYQYK